The Macadamia integrifolia cultivar HAES 741 unplaced genomic scaffold, SCU_Mint_v3 scaffold3411, whole genome shotgun sequence sequence TCATAAaccaagagagaaaggaaacccAGTGGATCCCAACCAAGAATGACCAGCAATGAAGCTTGAAACAGTGAAGGCCTGAACCTGAGTGGCACTAGTGAGTACCTTGTGTCCCTTCCACTTCACTCTATTTGCTGTTCCTGCACCAGCCCCAGTGTTCTGATACTCTGCATAAAATAAAGTATCCAGTGCAAAATTAC is a genomic window containing:
- the LOC122068106 gene encoding pectinesterase-like codes for the protein MNTGIVIQKCRIGATSDLEVVKSQFHTYLGRPWKEYSRTIVMQSSISDVINPVGWHEWMGNFALDTLFYAEYQNTGAGAGTANRVKWKGHKVLTSATQVQAFTVSSFIAGHSWLGSTGFPFSLGL